The region AACGGTGCGTGATCCTTCCAGACTTACCGGGTACAATTACCACCTGTTGGGCCTTCACTATCGCTTGTAAACAGAATGAAGGCACCAGCACCCTCTGCACTCCCAATCCAGAGATCAATTGTGAGCATACCGCCATCTTTAAACGCAGTCGTGTCAATTTCAACAACGGTGTAGTCTTGATAACCCGCTTCTGGTGTCTGGAAGATGCTCAAAACATCTTGTGAAGGGTCTGCTTCGTTGAGCACGACGCTTTTTGCTTGCGCGGAGAGGAACCTCGGTCTGTATTCCGATTGATCTGCATTCGGCACAAATCCACCACCTTTACTCGGTGTCGTAGATTTACCAGCTTGGGTCCGCACATCCGGTTTTGACGCGATATTCAAGGTAATAGGTGTGTCAATAAGTTCTACCGTCATTTCCGATGGGGCATCGAAATTGTAAGGCTGTTGGAAACGTGTTAAATACT is a window of Candidatus Poribacteria bacterium DNA encoding:
- a CDS encoding sigma-70 family RNA polymerase sigma factor, with product ELIEGGTYSQYIAEEQEKAATEAQRDIVQRLLARLRESERTVVTLHYFGEMTCEEISQFLGVSASTVKSRLRRARLRLKKAEPMIQEALEGFQIRANLTEKIMQEISRIQPAPPPSGKPFVPWAIAASSLILVVMALGASNQYLTRFQQPYNFDAPSEMTVELIDTPITLNIASKPDVRTQAGKSTTPSKGGGFVPNADQSEYRPRFLSAQAKSVVLNEADPSQDVLSIFQTPEAGYQDYTVVEIDTTAFKDGGMLTIDLWIGSAEGAGAFILFTSDSEGPTGGNCTR